CATCTACGATGAAGGCGGCTTCAAGGGCGTGCCCGATGCCATGAACTTCCTGATCAATGGCATTTTCGCGATTTCCGGTCGCCCCATCTATCACCGGGTAAATATTCGCGGCGAATGGTTTGATTTGGTTCCTAAAGATAAGGGCTTCATGTGGCTCTACGACGCCGCATTGCCCTACGTGGAAGCGGTGTTTTATCGCACGGCTCCGTTCCGGGGAACCAAGTCCTACAACGCCCAGGCGGGTCAAGTGCCCAGCGAGCAAGCAGACTTCCATTACGGCATTCTGTACGCTGACGTGTTCCCCGTCGGAACCGCTGGAATTCCGCCCACACAGTTGATGCAGGATATGTTGCATTTCCTGCCGCAATACCTGTTGGATTACTATCACCAACATTGCCGGGGCGAGGACGATATGTTGATTCAGCTCGGGATTACTTTCCAGCGATCGATGTATTGCGTCACCTCCGCCGTCATCCAAGCGCTGCGGGCGGCGTTGCTCTATCCGCTGGATGACGAAAACCCGGAACACCTGATGGCCAACCGCAAATTCTTCGAGGCACAAATGGATCGCTTCAAGCGCCCCGAAGCTCGCCTGCGCGACATCCAAAATCGCGATTACCGCTAAGTTTCCTTCCTAAGAGTTGCTTGCTCTACTTGAGCGGCAGGGCGATCGGGTTAGTGTGTCCCACTAGCCCGATTTTTTATCTGTTTAAATCTAGATACAGCTAAATGTGAGTCTCAGCCAACGATCGCTCTGCTGTTTCACTACCTTGGCGGTTTAGGGCTTGCCAATTGGCGGCGATCGGCTCGAATGCACAATAGCAAGTAATCACTTCGCGCCCGCTATTGCTTATAAATTGTTCCACTTCAATCACGACCCAATCGCCGTCCCGACCATGGGTTACGCCATTACCCGGATCGGTCAAATTGCTGTAGTCCCGTAGCCGATCGCCCGGCTTTGGCAATCGATTAGCGCCGTAGTCCAGCTCCTGCGCCAACAAATCCGTTAAGCTGCCCCGAGGCATCAATCGCCGTTCTTCCCAGCCAGGTGCGTCGGCCGCAGCCACATACAAAATCCGCCGATTTGGAATTAGTTCAGTCATCGCCTTTTTCCTCCTGCCAAGTTTCATCCATAAAACTGGTTTGCGGCCCTTCAAAGACGCAATCTACACCCAAGGCCATACCTCCATCAGCCTTCACAATATCTTTGAGTTTCCATCTATTTCGCTGGGCCATTTTTCGACAATCGGCAGGAGTAGCAGCCCCATGAACATTTTCGGTTTCTGGGTCGTATTCCCAACTTTTCTTGCTCACCAGCGATCGCCTCGTACGATTTCTGTTAATGGCTATTGAATGCTATCTACTATAGCGATTTTGAGAGTGCATACAGCCTTGACTTCAAACGATTGGCACGCTGTATCACAGATGCAATGAAGGGTAAGACTGATTTGATAGGTGCTATCACTGTGCTTATTGAGCGAGGTAAAGGCTGTATCAACCTTGGAATACACTGAGAATTGTCTTTAAGTCGGTGGTTTATGCTGAGATTATTCATCCTTCGTCAATCGGCGATCGCTCTAGTTGGATTAGCCTTGGTTGCAACTCCCACGTCAGCGCAAACAGTTAATTGGGAACAATTGCGGCGAGCTTGTCCCCAAAATCCTCAAGCTTATGTGGGTTCAGCGGCTCAAGCGGCATCTATGAAAGAAGCGGTTCGACGCTATCTTGGCGCAACTGCTGATAGTTTGGAGCACATGTCTGACCCAACAATTTATCGGGGTTGGGGTGATATATCTTTTTTGTCTGGCGAGATGTCTAGCGCTCGTCAATTTTTGATTAACCCTAACGGTCGTGTCATTGAGTTGTCATTTTCGCTGGACTTTGCTTCCGGCCAACATGACAATTACCGTTCATTGGAGCGAATGCGTAATTTAGGTGTTTCGCCCCAGGTAACAGCTTGTTTGCATGAAGGAGCAAGGCTTTTTCATTTTTAGTGCTGTGGTTGGAGATGAATTGCGATGACTAGACCAAGCATTCTGCGTCCGGGGCAATCCTATAGCTTTCGGCAATATTTTGAGATGGCCTATGAGCCGGACGATATTTTGGCGGAGTTCGGTTATACGTTGCAGCGATCGCGCCTGGTCTTGCCCCACAGCAATGCACCGCTCGATCGCCTGGAGGATCTGAAAACACGTATTCAAGAGAGCTTGCCTTACATTAGCCTCAGCAGTGAAGCAGCTCGGCGGGAATTGTTAATTGCACCATTGTTGTTGGATGTGGTGCATTACACGCGGGCGCAACTGCGAATTGAATATCCCTTAATGGTTAATGAGCAACTGAAAGGCTCTCTTGATTATTATCTTTATGCGGCACAAAAGCTGCTGGTGATTGAGGCGAAGAATGCTGATTTAGCGCGTGGGTTTACGCAGTTGGCGGTGGAGCTAATTGCGCTGGATCAATGGACGGATAGCGATCAAGATTATTTGCTGGGTGCGGTGTCTACGGGCGATGTTTGGCAATTTGGCCGCTTAAATCGATCACAGAAGCAAGTGGAGCAAAGCTTGATTTTGTATCGTGTGCCTGATGATTTGGAGAGCTTGCTCCGAATTTTGGTCAAGATTTTGGAGCCTTGATATCCTAAGCCTCAGATATAAATTGCATCGCGATCGATCCGGCGTTTCAGATAGGGATTCATGCGCGGGCGATAACGAATTAGGTCGATCGAGCGTTGGAAAATTTGCTCTAAATCTGCTTTGATGTCCACCATTGTGAATAGGTCAGGCACGGTCAATTCCAAGACGATATCGATATCGCTGTCGGGCGTGGCTTTGTTGCGGGCCACTGAACCAAAAATACCAAGCCGGGTTA
This sequence is a window from Limnothrix sp. FACHB-406. Protein-coding genes within it:
- a CDS encoding nucleotidyltransferase family protein, which translates into the protein MTEPILTLPNSPPDRDHILATLRQLAPDLHQRYGVTRLGIFGSVARNKATPDSDIDIVLELTVPDLFTMVDIKADLEQIFQRSIDLIRYRPRMNPYLKRRIDRDAIYI